A section of the Telopea speciosissima isolate NSW1024214 ecotype Mountain lineage chromosome 3, Tspe_v1, whole genome shotgun sequence genome encodes:
- the LOC122655205 gene encoding uncharacterized protein LOC122655205 — MAPYEALYGRRCRTPLYWDEVGEQKYLGPELLQETCEKVDMIREKTRAAQSRQKSYANNGRKDTEFGVGEKVFHRVSPAKGLMRFNKKGKLSPRYIGAYEILKRIGPIAYRLALSPSLEGVDNVFHVAMLKKYINNPTHVLSTELEQLDVDIIYEEQPREILDRKEHKLCYRIVAFVKVR, encoded by the coding sequence atggcaccatacgAAGCCTTGTATGGCAGAAGGTGCCGCACGccattatattgggacgaagtcggAGAACAGAAGTATCTAGGTCCCGAGTTGTTACAAGaaacttgtgagaaggtggacatGATCAGAGAAAAGACCAGAGCAGCTCAGTCTAGACAAAAGAGCTATGCCAACAATGGAAGGAAGGACACCGAGTTTGGGGTTGGCGAGAAGGTATTCCACCGAGTTTCTCCAGCAAAAGGCCTGATGCGGTTCAATAAGAAGGGGAAACTAAGCCCAAGGTACATTGGAGCATATGAAATTTTGAAGAGAATTGGACCGATAGCATACAGATTGGCCCTATCGCCATCTTTGGAGGGCGTCGACAATGTATTCCATGTGGCGATGTTAaagaaatacatcaacaacccgacgcATGTGCTCTCCACAGAACTGGAGCAGCTTGATGTCGATATAATTTATGAGGAACAACCAagagagatattggatagaaaggaacataaACTTTGCTACCGCATAGTTGCGTTTGTTAAAGTTCGATGA